Part of the Desulfolutivibrio sulfoxidireducens genome is shown below.
TGTCCGGGTCCCAGCCGTTGAAATCCCCGACCACGGACACGGATTCGGCATTGGGGGCCCACACGGCGAACAGGGTCCCGGACTGGCCGTCCACGGTCATGGGGTGGGACCCGAGCTTGTCGGCGAGGTCGAAATGGTTGCCTTCCTTGAACAGGTAGACGTCGTGGTCGGTCAAAAGGCTTGGGCCGTATCTCGGTTCATGGGGACGCCGCATGGCGTGGCTCCTTGGGGGGATCGGGATGAGGGGCGGGCGCGGCGCGTCCGCCCGGGCGCACACTAGACGAAGTGCCCCGTGGAGGCAAACGGGAGGAATCGCCCTGATTTTTTTATGGATATTCGAGCACAAGTCCCGATCCGACCTCCAGGACCGGCACGAAGCGGGACAGGACGATCTTGGCGGCAAGATCCGTGCAGTGGCAGGGATGTATGGCCGGCGTGCCGATTTCGGCCAGGAAGCGGCCCGTGGCCGCAAGGCGGGCCGGGGAGGCGTCAAGCAGGTGCAGGCCGCCCACGATGTCCGCGACGCGCGTCTCGCCGCAGACCTCCCGGGCGTGGGCCACGATGTTGCAGATGCCGGCGTGGGAACAGCCGGTGACGATCACCAGCCCGTCCGGGCCGTGGTGGGCCAGGGCCGTGTCGTCGGCCAGGGTGTCGGGAATGGCCGCCTCCGGGCCGCGTCCCGAGCCTGTCAGGTCGTGGCCTTTGCGGCACAGGGGATCGCCGGGCATGGGGCCGGACTCGAAGTCGAAGCGGCGGGGAATCTCTCCTAAAAAGACCAGGCGTTCGGTCAGGCGCACCGGGTTTTTCGTCAGCCGCATCTCGAAGAAATCGGCCAGCACGGCCGGGGAGAGGTGGCAGCCGATGGCCGGGACCGGGCCGAAAAAACGGCGTAAAAAGACGTCGGGGTGGGCCGTGAACAGGGGCCGGGCCGGGGACCGGCCCTCGCAGGCGTCCTCGGCGAGGCGCCGCAGCAGGTGCTCCAGACCCCAGACGTGGTCCAGGTGTCCGTGGGAGGCCACCACATGGTCAAGATCGGAGAGATCGATGCGCAGCTTTTCGGCGTTTCGCAAAAAAACGTCCGAATATCCGGCGTCAAAGAGAATCCGGGACCCTGCGTCCTCGATGAGAAAGGACAGGCCCGGTTCGCCCAGGAAATAGTGGTCGATGAGCGTGGCGTTGTCGACAAGAACGGTCAGTTTCATGGCGGCCCCCGCTTGCGCGTGTATCCCGGCCGGGGCGCGGGGGCAACCTCGGGGGGCTTTCCGGGGCCGGCCGGGCAACGGCTTAATCGCCCGGGCCGATGCGTCCGACCGTCAGGGCGTCGCGGTGCTTCATGGCCGCGCAACGCGGGCAAGAGGTGAAATCGTTCACCGACAGGGCCAGGCCGCGGTTTTCGCAAAAAAGGAGTTGGCAGACCGGACAGCGGAACACCTCCGTGCCCTGCCGTGTGCAGCCGCGGGATTCGCACATGGGGAAAAACATCATCGGAAGTCCTTTGCTCTCGTAGTCAGGGGTGTCCGCTTCATTCATCCTGTACGGCCCCGGGCATGGTCCTGGCCAAAAAAACCAGCCGGGCCGGTTCGTTTCGCTCGTCGCGCAAAAGGGTCAGCGACGCCAGGACCGGGACGCGTCCGCCGTCCCGGCGCGAAAGGCTGGTCCTGGCGTTGCGCAGGTCGGTCCCCCGGCGGCACAGGGACAGGATCTCGCTGACGTACGGCAGACATTCCTCCGGGATCAGGGAGCGCATGGGCCGTCCCAAAAGGTCCTTCGCGGACCAGCCGAATTCTCGTTCGGCCACGGTGTTCGCGTCCACGATCACCTCGTCGGTATTGGAAATAAATATAGGATCGACGCATGAAAGAAAGGCAAGCGATCTATAGCCCAGGGTCTCCTCGTCCGCCTGGCTCGTGGCCAGGTCGTTGAGGGAGAAAAAAAGGGAGGCGGGGGATACGGAAAAATGCCGTGAGAGTTTTTCGATGACGAAGAAAGACGGGGAGGCCAGCCCTCGTTCGATTTTGGACAGGTAGTCGAGGGAAATGCCGATGCGTTCGGAGAGGACGGCCTGAGTCAGATCGCGGGACTGGCGCAGATGACGCAACCTCCGCCCGAATACACCCTTGAGGGCTTGTGTATTCATGTCGGGGATGTAGAATAACCGTGAGAAATTGGCAACGGATTGTGAGTACGGGTTGGTGATGGCTATATACTGTTTGATATGTTCAGCCTGCCTCGTTGTTTCCCTCACGCGACACAGCCCCGTTGCTTCCGCGCCGCGACCCGAACAGGGCGGCCTTGCCTGTGGCGGCCTCGTCCCAGGTCGGCTCGCGCCAGCCACGGGGCGTGTGCCTGGAGGGGATCACAAGGATCGGGCTTTGGGCCGCGCCGCCGACGGAGACGGCCGTTTCCCGGCCGGCCTCCCGGGCTCTGGGGGAGAAGGAGGCCACGAAGGCGGCCGCGTCACGCACGGCGTCCTGGTCCCAGTTCGCGCCAGGAAGCCGTCTGGCCAGGGCCAGGGGACCGGGGTGGTCGCGGACCTTAAGGACCAGGTCGTCCGCCGCGATGGCCGCCTCCAGGCGGGCGTTGTCGGACTGGTTGCGGCCCACGGTCAGCCACAGGTCGCCGGCCCAGTACTGGCGGCCGATGTTGGCCAGCTCGAAATCGGCGGCGACGGGTTCGGGCTTGTGCAAAAAGACCGGAAAGTACCGCCTGGCCGATTCCAGTTCCGTGAGCATGCAGCCCCCGGCCGGGGTGGGGATCTCGGGAAGGTTCATGCCGCTGGCCAGTTCGAGCTGTTCCTTGCGGCCCCGGCCGCTCATGGCGTGCAGGCGGGTCCGATCCACCAGGCCGTCTTGCTCCATGGGCGTTTCCGGCAGGCGCTTGGCGCAAAGCGGTCGCAGGAGCACGTCGCGCGCCCCGGAGTCGCGGCGGATGACGTTGAGCGCATCCAGGCGCTGGGACATGGGCCGCTGGCCCACCACCTCGCCCGTGGCCACAAACCGGGCCCCGTATTCCGGCAAAAGGGCCATGGCCCGTTCGATCATAAATATTTTGCAGTCGATGCAGGGATTCAGGAACTTGCCCAGTCCGTGGGGCGGCCTGTGGGCCAGCAGGCGTACGATGTCCTCGCCCACGTCCACGGCCAGGATGTCCAGGCCGAAGGTCTCGCGCCAGTGGATCAGGCGTCCGGGCTTGCCGAAAAAGGGGCTGACGAAATGCAGGCACAACACGTCAAGGCCCTGGTCCATGAGCGTGCGCGCGGCCAGGACGCTGTCCAGGCCGCCGGAAAAAAGGGAAAGCGCGTCGTAGCGTCTCATATCCGGCAAGCCTAAGGCCTGGCCGGAAACCTGGCAAGGGGCCGATCAGGGAATGGGGCCGGTCCGGGGATGGGCCGAGAGTGCCCGGATATGCGGCTTGCCTGGTGCGGGCGAGGGTGGTAAAAGGGTTTCTCCAGAATCAGCCTTGCAATTTCATGATGGTGAATGCCATGCCGCACTGTGCCCCCGCCGCGAAAAAAGGATTCCGGACCACCCGTGAAAACGGCGTTTGGTCCGGAATATGTGGATGCATGGGGTCGGGGATGCGCGGCGCTTCTCCCGCGGGCGCAAAGGGGCGTCGGGAGGTTTTGGGGCGAACGGCGTGGAGGCTTTTTTTTTGCGTTATGCGTCCGTTGCGGTTTTTTCTTCGGCGTACCGCGCGTTGCCGCGTCCTGGCCGCGGCCGCGCTGTGTCTTTTCCCGCTGCCCTTCGGCATCGAGGCGGCGGCCCAGGGCGCCCTGCCCCCGCTTGACCTGACCGACGCGGAAAAGGCCTTCATCGAGGCCCACCCGGTCGTGACCTTCAGCGACTCCGTCTGGGAACCCCTGGCCATGGTGGAAAACGGGACCTACCAGGGCATTTTCCACGATTTCTACCGGATCGTGTCGGCCATGACCGGATTGGCCTTCAAGTTCGCGCCCCAGGGGGACTCGCGCGACTTCCAGGACGTTCTGACGGCCCTTCGCGAAAAGCGCATCGACATGATCGACGGCACGGGCAAGACCGCCGACCGGGGAAAATACGCCCTTTTTGCCGGGCCGTTTCTGCGTTTTCCCATGGCCATCGTATCCCGGGACGACGTCATGGCCGGATCGCTCTTCGAGCTTCATGGCAAGCGGGTGGCCGTGGCCAGCGGGTCCACGGCCTACGAATACGCCCGGGAGAACCATCCCGACCTGGACCTGGTGGTGGTGGAGGACCCCGCGGCGGCGCTTTTCGCCGTGGCCGCCGGCCAGGCCCAGGCCATGCTGGACAACCTGGCCGTGGTCTCCCACGGCATCCGCAAGGCCGGATTGACCAATCTCAAGGTCTCGGGCCTGACTGAGGAGAGCTTCGACATCTATGCCCTGGTGCGCCCGGACATGCCCGAATTGGCCTCCATCCTGGACAAGGCGTTAAAGGCCATCCCGGTGTGGGACAAGGCCGGCATCATGGCCAAGTGGCTGCCGCTGTATTCCTCGGGGCGGGCAGCGGCCCGGGCCGAGTCCGAAACCCCGGGCGGCGGCATCGCGGGCACGGCCGCCGGCGGCGGGGACGCCGGCCGGAAGGTGGCCCTCAATCGACGGGAGCGTGAATTCTTGTCCAGCAAGGGCGCGCTACGGTTTTGCGTGGACCCGGACTGGCCGCCGGTGGAGCGCATCGACGAGACCGGCGGCCACGAGGGCATGGTCGCCGACGTGATGGGGCTTTTGTCCGCCCGCCTGGACGTGGAATTTCGTCTGGCCCCCACCTCCTCCTGGACAAAGACCCTGGAGGCGGCGGAAAAAGGCGGCTGCGACTTCATCGCCGCGGCCGTGGACATGCCCGAGCGCCGAGGTTTCCTGGAGTTCACCAGCCCCTACCTGCGCCTGCCCCTGGTGGTGGCCACCCGCGCCGACCATCCCTTCGTGGACGGTCCCAAGGCCCTGGCCGGGGACCGTGTCGGCGTGGTCAAGGGCCATGCCACGGCGGGCATCCTGCGCGGCAGGTATCCGAGCCTGGACGTGACGGATGTGCAAAGCGAGTCCGACGGGCTGTCCCAGGTCGCCGCCGGGCGCCTCGACGCCTTCGTGGACGTGTTGCCGGCCATGGCCTACATCATCGGGAAGGAGCGCCTGACCGGGCTCAAGATCGCCGGCCGCCTGGAGGACTATCTGGATCTGTCCGTGGCCGTGCCGGCGGGAAAACCCGAGGTCCTGTCCATTTTTCAAAAAGGGGTAAGCTCCCTTACGGCCGACGAACTGGACGCGATCTTCAAGAAATGGGTGGCCGTGAAGTTCGAGCACGGCTTCGACTATACCCTGGTATGGCGGGTGGCCGGGGCCGCCCTGCTGATCATTGTGGTCGTCGCCTGGTGGAACCGCAAGCTCAC
Proteins encoded:
- a CDS encoding helix-turn-helix domain-containing protein, producing MRHLRQSRDLTQAVLSERIGISLDYLSKIERGLASPSFFVIEKLSRHFSVSPASLFFSLNDLATSQADEETLGYRSLAFLSCVDPIFISNTDEVIVDANTVAEREFGWSAKDLLGRPMRSLIPEECLPYVSEILSLCRRGTDLRNARTSLSRRDGGRVPVLASLTLLRDERNEPARLVFLARTMPGAVQDE
- a CDS encoding tRNA(5-methylaminomethyl-2-thiouridylate) methyltransferase; translation: MRRYDALSLFSGGLDSVLAARTLMDQGLDVLCLHFVSPFFGKPGRLIHWRETFGLDILAVDVGEDIVRLLAHRPPHGLGKFLNPCIDCKIFMIERAMALLPEYGARFVATGEVVGQRPMSQRLDALNVIRRDSGARDVLLRPLCAKRLPETPMEQDGLVDRTRLHAMSGRGRKEQLELASGMNLPEIPTPAGGCMLTELESARRYFPVFLHKPEPVAADFELANIGRQYWAGDLWLTVGRNQSDNARLEAAIAADDLVLKVRDHPGPLALARRLPGANWDQDAVRDAAAFVASFSPRAREAGRETAVSVGGAAQSPILVIPSRHTPRGWREPTWDEAATGKAALFGSRRGSNGAVSREGNNEAG
- a CDS encoding MBL fold metallo-hydrolase, producing MKLTVLVDNATLIDHYFLGEPGLSFLIEDAGSRILFDAGYSDVFLRNAEKLRIDLSDLDHVVASHGHLDHVWGLEHLLRRLAEDACEGRSPARPLFTAHPDVFLRRFFGPVPAIGCHLSPAVLADFFEMRLTKNPVRLTERLVFLGEIPRRFDFESGPMPGDPLCRKGHDLTGSGRGPEAAIPDTLADDTALAHHGPDGLVIVTGCSHAGICNIVAHAREVCGETRVADIVGGLHLLDASPARLAATGRFLAEIGTPAIHPCHCTDLAAKIVLSRFVPVLEVGSGLVLEYP
- a CDS encoding transporter substrate-binding domain-containing protein, producing MRPLRFFLRRTARCRVLAAAALCLFPLPFGIEAAAQGALPPLDLTDAEKAFIEAHPVVTFSDSVWEPLAMVENGTYQGIFHDFYRIVSAMTGLAFKFAPQGDSRDFQDVLTALREKRIDMIDGTGKTADRGKYALFAGPFLRFPMAIVSRDDVMAGSLFELHGKRVAVASGSTAYEYARENHPDLDLVVVEDPAAALFAVAAGQAQAMLDNLAVVSHGIRKAGLTNLKVSGLTEESFDIYALVRPDMPELASILDKALKAIPVWDKAGIMAKWLPLYSSGRAAARAESETPGGGIAGTAAGGGDAGRKVALNRREREFLSSKGALRFCVDPDWPPVERIDETGGHEGMVADVMGLLSARLDVEFRLAPTSSWTKTLEAAEKGGCDFIAAAVDMPERRGFLEFTSPYLRLPLVVATRADHPFVDGPKALAGDRVGVVKGHATAGILRGRYPSLDVTDVQSESDGLSQVAAGRLDAFVDVLPAMAYIIGKERLTGLKIAGRLEDYLDLSVAVPAGKPEVLSIFQKGVSSLTADELDAIFKKWVAVKFEHGFDYTLVWRVAGAALLIIVVVAWWNRKLTRLNRAIRLAHGELAALLDNSGQGFLSFGPDGVVRGRASRECRDIFGRDPAGQSIQTLLYPDDPAAASDFFKNIGRILAEPDEFRRSLYLSLMPGSVSLGDRVLVVEYRVLSPIRLMLILTDVTDARRLESEVEKERRRLASVVAVARDPRDFSQVVDGFTAFLGQAGAMVAQAGADPEAALRRLYRQVHTFKGLFLLFECRHVSEALHDMESRLSALQRGGGISSAALCGVFAGDAPQRALDADIDVLRRTLGEDFFKRRDEVCIEAGMARELEDMAGELLACLPEPARRVSGLLERVRTLRHVDLKTMLTVALGTAAGLADRLGKKVIVHPVSGPVVPVDPDRFGPLARRMVHLVRNAVAHGIETPEVRQAAGKPEAGTVAVSVDVAGGNVAIAVRDDGAGIDTAAIRERAAGLGLAGGKKLAAMDDGQIVRLVVAQGLTTSSQAAEASGRGVGLAAVLEEAQRLGGELSIENRPGQGTTFTVRVPLSNDHLKEQP